The Leguminivora glycinivorella isolate SPB_JAAS2020 chromosome 1, LegGlyc_1.1, whole genome shotgun sequence genome includes a region encoding these proteins:
- the LOC125233794 gene encoding reticulon-1-A isoform X3: MADSGPTLCSVLNPHAWFDPQRLHPEVEALIYWRNAARSGAALGAGLALLLALACCSVVSVAAYVSLLALSAAVAFRIYKNVLQAVQKTNEGHPFKAFLEQDISVPSERVQSLAASATAHLNAAVSERLFLLQLFLVEDLVDSLKFGVLLWCLTYVGACFNGMTLIILGWIALFTLPKAYEMNKAQVDANLELARAKINEISAKVRAAVPLGRKAESEKDK; encoded by the exons ATGGCGGACTCCGGGCCCACCCTGTGCTCTGTGCTCAACCCCC ATGCTTGGTTCGACCCGCAGAGGCTGCATCCCGAAG TGGAGGCGCTAATATACTGGCGCAATGCCGCGCGCTCGGGCGCCGCGCTGGGCGCGGGCCTGGCGCTGCTGCTGGCGCTAGCGTGCTGCTCCGTCGTGTCGGTGGCGGCGTACGTCTCCCTGCTGGCGCTGTCTGCGGCCGTCGCCTTCCGCATCTACAAGAACGTGCTCCAGGCCGTGCAGAAGACCAATGAGGGACATCCCTTCAA AGCTTTCTTGGAGCAAGATATCAGCGTGCCCTCTGAGCGCGTGCAGTCCCTGGCCGCGTCTGCCACGGCGCACCTCAATGCTGCAGTCAGCGAACGCTTATTCTTGTTACA ACTGTTCCTGGTGGAGGACCTGGTGGACTCGCTGAAGTTCGGCGTGCTGCTGTGGTGCCTCACGTACGTGGGCGCCTGCTTCAACGGCATGACGCTCATCATCCTGG GCTGGATAGCGCTGTTCACGCTGCCCAAGGCGTACGAGATGAACAAGGCGCAGGTCGACGCCAACCTCGAGCTGGCGCGCGCCAAGATCAACGAGATCTCCGCCAA AGTGCGAGCAGCAGTCCCACTCGGCAGGAAGGCTGAGAGCGAGAAGGACAAGTAA
- the LOC125233794 gene encoding reticulon-1-A isoform X1, giving the protein MVRSKQSPRHAAQYEDLPPRGPVEALIYWRNAARSGAALGAGLALLLALACCSVVSVAAYVSLLALSAAVAFRIYKNVLQAVQKTNEGHPFKAFLEQDISVPSERVQSLAASATAHLNAAVSERLFLLQLFLVEDLVDSLKFGVLLWCLTYVGACFNGMTLIILGWIALFTLPKAYEMNKAQVDANLELARAKINEISAKVRAAVPLGRKAESEKDK; this is encoded by the exons ATGGTGCGTTCCAAGCAGTCGCCCCGGCACGCCGCTCAATACGAGGACCTCCCGCCCCGCGGTCCAG TGGAGGCGCTAATATACTGGCGCAATGCCGCGCGCTCGGGCGCCGCGCTGGGCGCGGGCCTGGCGCTGCTGCTGGCGCTAGCGTGCTGCTCCGTCGTGTCGGTGGCGGCGTACGTCTCCCTGCTGGCGCTGTCTGCGGCCGTCGCCTTCCGCATCTACAAGAACGTGCTCCAGGCCGTGCAGAAGACCAATGAGGGACATCCCTTCAA AGCTTTCTTGGAGCAAGATATCAGCGTGCCCTCTGAGCGCGTGCAGTCCCTGGCCGCGTCTGCCACGGCGCACCTCAATGCTGCAGTCAGCGAACGCTTATTCTTGTTACA ACTGTTCCTGGTGGAGGACCTGGTGGACTCGCTGAAGTTCGGCGTGCTGCTGTGGTGCCTCACGTACGTGGGCGCCTGCTTCAACGGCATGACGCTCATCATCCTGG GCTGGATAGCGCTGTTCACGCTGCCCAAGGCGTACGAGATGAACAAGGCGCAGGTCGACGCCAACCTCGAGCTGGCGCGCGCCAAGATCAACGAGATCTCCGCCAA AGTGCGAGCAGCAGTCCCACTCGGCAGGAAGGCTGAGAGCGAGAAGGACAAGTAA
- the LOC125242253 gene encoding solute carrier family 52, riboflavin transporter, member 3 isoform X1, with the protein MTDISSTRLNEDRERIPCLSSDSDRTMWGTQRRVLLDVLLACWGVGTWLGVNGLYVQLPLLVERLPEGWALPSSMVLAIQLANLGLVAYAIMRRFRPNASDSPYIYGLLVVGTLALALNAFLYDQTVGNRSVAFLLLTFFAALVGCTSSVLFYPYLRHFRDVYLATYLVGEGLSGFIPAILALIQGVGGDPTCVLNDEGTEMYPIYSPPRFDSTVFLMLLAGLSAMSLASFVIVDLYKGFASERVEPAAAEKDDEATSEPVALHRGSWLSVLVLMGVLNALSNGVLPSVQSYSCIPYGNLAYHLSVTLGSMANPAACLAGVWLAPLPSRVLAGVLTAAAVPLAYIMATALMSPEPPLYQNVGGAVLIIASWTVVSAIISYARMWVYGWARRGGARGMRATGVATQVGSSLGSVVLYFIVNYTAVFTQPPACPPVS; encoded by the exons GTTGAACGAGGACCGAGAGCGCATCCCTTGCCTGAGTTCAGACAGCGACCGCACGATGTGGGGAACACAACGCCGCGTCCTACTGGACGTGCTGCTGGCCTGCTGGGGCGTGGGCACGTGGCTCGGCGTCAACGGTCTCTACGTGCAGCTGCCGCTGCTCGTCGAGCGCCTGCCCGAGGGCTGGGCTCTGCCGTCCTCCATGGTCCTGGCTATACAACTTGCCAACTTGGGATTAGTGGCTTATGCAATAATGCGCCGTTTCCGACCGAACGCTTCCGACTCGCCCTACATCTACGGATTACTAGTTGTGGGAACCCTCGCCCTCGCGCTCAATGCCTTCCTTTACGATCAAACAGTCGGGAACCGCTCCGTCGCATTCCTCCTCTTAACCTTCTTCGCGGCGCTCGTGGGATGTACGAGCTCCGTTTTATTCTATCCGTATTTGAGGCACTTCCGAGACGTGTATCTCGCGACGTATTTAGTCGGCGAAGGCCTGAGCGGATTCATCCCGGCTATCTTAGCTCTCATTCAGGGAGTCGGCGGCGACCCCACGTGCGTACTCAACGATGAGGGCACAGAGATGTATCCGATTTACTCACCGCCGCGGTTCGACTCAACCGTTTTTCTAATGCTGCTGGCGGGCTTGTCGGCGATGAGTTTGGCCAGCTTCGTGATAGTAGATCTATACAAAGGATTCGCATCGGAGCGCGTAGAACCCGCCGCGGCCGAGAAGGACGACGAAGCGACATCGGAGCCGGTGGCGCTTCACCGAGGAAGTTGGCTTTCCGTGTTGGTTTTGATGGGAGTTCTGAACGCGCTCTCAAACGGGGTGCTGCCGTCCGTGCAGTCGTACTCGTGCATTCCGTACGGGAACCTGGCGTACCACCTGTCGGTGACGCTGGGCTCGATGGCGAACCCGGCGGCGTGCCTGGCGGGCGTGTGGCTGGCGCCGCTGCCGAGCCGCGTGCTGGCGGGGGTGCTGACGGCGGCGGCGGTGCCGCTCGCCTACATCATGGCCACGGCGCTCATGAGCCCCGAGCCGCCGCTCTATCAAAATGTCGGCGGAGCCGTTTTAATA ATCGCGTCATGGACGGTGGTGAGCGCCATAATCTCGTACGCGCGCATGTGGGTATACGGCtgggcgcggcgcggcggcgcgcgcggcaTGCGCGCCACGGGCGTGGCCACGCAGGTGGGCTCCTCGCTCGGCTCCGTGGTCCTCTACTTCATCGTCAACTACACGGCCGTGTTCACGCAGCCGCCGGCCTGCCCGCCCGTCAGCTAG
- the LOC125242253 gene encoding solute carrier family 52, riboflavin transporter, member 3 isoform X2 codes for MSDGLNEDRERIPCLSSDSDRTMWGTQRRVLLDVLLACWGVGTWLGVNGLYVQLPLLVERLPEGWALPSSMVLAIQLANLGLVAYAIMRRFRPNASDSPYIYGLLVVGTLALALNAFLYDQTVGNRSVAFLLLTFFAALVGCTSSVLFYPYLRHFRDVYLATYLVGEGLSGFIPAILALIQGVGGDPTCVLNDEGTEMYPIYSPPRFDSTVFLMLLAGLSAMSLASFVIVDLYKGFASERVEPAAAEKDDEATSEPVALHRGSWLSVLVLMGVLNALSNGVLPSVQSYSCIPYGNLAYHLSVTLGSMANPAACLAGVWLAPLPSRVLAGVLTAAAVPLAYIMATALMSPEPPLYQNVGGAVLIIASWTVVSAIISYARMWVYGWARRGGARGMRATGVATQVGSSLGSVVLYFIVNYTAVFTQPPACPPVS; via the exons ATGAGTGACGG GTTGAACGAGGACCGAGAGCGCATCCCTTGCCTGAGTTCAGACAGCGACCGCACGATGTGGGGAACACAACGCCGCGTCCTACTGGACGTGCTGCTGGCCTGCTGGGGCGTGGGCACGTGGCTCGGCGTCAACGGTCTCTACGTGCAGCTGCCGCTGCTCGTCGAGCGCCTGCCCGAGGGCTGGGCTCTGCCGTCCTCCATGGTCCTGGCTATACAACTTGCCAACTTGGGATTAGTGGCTTATGCAATAATGCGCCGTTTCCGACCGAACGCTTCCGACTCGCCCTACATCTACGGATTACTAGTTGTGGGAACCCTCGCCCTCGCGCTCAATGCCTTCCTTTACGATCAAACAGTCGGGAACCGCTCCGTCGCATTCCTCCTCTTAACCTTCTTCGCGGCGCTCGTGGGATGTACGAGCTCCGTTTTATTCTATCCGTATTTGAGGCACTTCCGAGACGTGTATCTCGCGACGTATTTAGTCGGCGAAGGCCTGAGCGGATTCATCCCGGCTATCTTAGCTCTCATTCAGGGAGTCGGCGGCGACCCCACGTGCGTACTCAACGATGAGGGCACAGAGATGTATCCGATTTACTCACCGCCGCGGTTCGACTCAACCGTTTTTCTAATGCTGCTGGCGGGCTTGTCGGCGATGAGTTTGGCCAGCTTCGTGATAGTAGATCTATACAAAGGATTCGCATCGGAGCGCGTAGAACCCGCCGCGGCCGAGAAGGACGACGAAGCGACATCGGAGCCGGTGGCGCTTCACCGAGGAAGTTGGCTTTCCGTGTTGGTTTTGATGGGAGTTCTGAACGCGCTCTCAAACGGGGTGCTGCCGTCCGTGCAGTCGTACTCGTGCATTCCGTACGGGAACCTGGCGTACCACCTGTCGGTGACGCTGGGCTCGATGGCGAACCCGGCGGCGTGCCTGGCGGGCGTGTGGCTGGCGCCGCTGCCGAGCCGCGTGCTGGCGGGGGTGCTGACGGCGGCGGCGGTGCCGCTCGCCTACATCATGGCCACGGCGCTCATGAGCCCCGAGCCGCCGCTCTATCAAAATGTCGGCGGAGCCGTTTTAATA ATCGCGTCATGGACGGTGGTGAGCGCCATAATCTCGTACGCGCGCATGTGGGTATACGGCtgggcgcggcgcggcggcgcgcgcggcaTGCGCGCCACGGGCGTGGCCACGCAGGTGGGCTCCTCGCTCGGCTCCGTGGTCCTCTACTTCATCGTCAACTACACGGCCGTGTTCACGCAGCCGCCGGCCTGCCCGCCCGTCAGCTAG
- the LOC125242253 gene encoding solute carrier family 52, riboflavin transporter, member 3 isoform X3, with protein MWGTQRRVLLDVLLACWGVGTWLGVNGLYVQLPLLVERLPEGWALPSSMVLAIQLANLGLVAYAIMRRFRPNASDSPYIYGLLVVGTLALALNAFLYDQTVGNRSVAFLLLTFFAALVGCTSSVLFYPYLRHFRDVYLATYLVGEGLSGFIPAILALIQGVGGDPTCVLNDEGTEMYPIYSPPRFDSTVFLMLLAGLSAMSLASFVIVDLYKGFASERVEPAAAEKDDEATSEPVALHRGSWLSVLVLMGVLNALSNGVLPSVQSYSCIPYGNLAYHLSVTLGSMANPAACLAGVWLAPLPSRVLAGVLTAAAVPLAYIMATALMSPEPPLYQNVGGAVLIIASWTVVSAIISYARMWVYGWARRGGARGMRATGVATQVGSSLGSVVLYFIVNYTAVFTQPPACPPVS; from the exons ATGTGGGGAACACAACGCCGCGTCCTACTGGACGTGCTGCTGGCCTGCTGGGGCGTGGGCACGTGGCTCGGCGTCAACGGTCTCTACGTGCAGCTGCCGCTGCTCGTCGAGCGCCTGCCCGAGGGCTGGGCTCTGCCGTCCTCCATGGTCCTGGCTATACAACTTGCCAACTTGGGATTAGTGGCTTATGCAATAATGCGCCGTTTCCGACCGAACGCTTCCGACTCGCCCTACATCTACGGATTACTAGTTGTGGGAACCCTCGCCCTCGCGCTCAATGCCTTCCTTTACGATCAAACAGTCGGGAACCGCTCCGTCGCATTCCTCCTCTTAACCTTCTTCGCGGCGCTCGTGGGATGTACGAGCTCCGTTTTATTCTATCCGTATTTGAGGCACTTCCGAGACGTGTATCTCGCGACGTATTTAGTCGGCGAAGGCCTGAGCGGATTCATCCCGGCTATCTTAGCTCTCATTCAGGGAGTCGGCGGCGACCCCACGTGCGTACTCAACGATGAGGGCACAGAGATGTATCCGATTTACTCACCGCCGCGGTTCGACTCAACCGTTTTTCTAATGCTGCTGGCGGGCTTGTCGGCGATGAGTTTGGCCAGCTTCGTGATAGTAGATCTATACAAAGGATTCGCATCGGAGCGCGTAGAACCCGCCGCGGCCGAGAAGGACGACGAAGCGACATCGGAGCCGGTGGCGCTTCACCGAGGAAGTTGGCTTTCCGTGTTGGTTTTGATGGGAGTTCTGAACGCGCTCTCAAACGGGGTGCTGCCGTCCGTGCAGTCGTACTCGTGCATTCCGTACGGGAACCTGGCGTACCACCTGTCGGTGACGCTGGGCTCGATGGCGAACCCGGCGGCGTGCCTGGCGGGCGTGTGGCTGGCGCCGCTGCCGAGCCGCGTGCTGGCGGGGGTGCTGACGGCGGCGGCGGTGCCGCTCGCCTACATCATGGCCACGGCGCTCATGAGCCCCGAGCCGCCGCTCTATCAAAATGTCGGCGGAGCCGTTTTAATA ATCGCGTCATGGACGGTGGTGAGCGCCATAATCTCGTACGCGCGCATGTGGGTATACGGCtgggcgcggcgcggcggcgcgcgcggcaTGCGCGCCACGGGCGTGGCCACGCAGGTGGGCTCCTCGCTCGGCTCCGTGGTCCTCTACTTCATCGTCAACTACACGGCCGTGTTCACGCAGCCGCCGGCCTGCCCGCCCGTCAGCTAG